The Enterococcus rotai genome includes a window with the following:
- a CDS encoding Gfo/Idh/MocA family protein, translating into MKEIHYGILSTAQIVPRFVEGIKKSRMGQATAIASRSLEKAEKLAKELAIPRAYGSYEELCMDDEIDVVYIATYNKGHYAAAKMALAHHKHVLVEKPFTLQTDQAEELFKLAEKNSCFLMEAQKSVFLPISLQVKEAIKTNKIGKVHWLQSITAYPNVDHISWFHSLEAGGGTLHGSGSYPIQYMQFLLDQPIKETSGSVTRQKGATDDQVNLTLKFQNQTVANIFISVKLAIPSKMTIYGEKGRIEIPYFWKTKQATIYYEDGSQEKLTGDFESEFVFEVEHVNECLQNHFLESPVMTRRMTLETVSIVEQLYSGWLIEDEQA; encoded by the coding sequence ATGAAGGAAATTCACTATGGGATTTTGAGTACCGCCCAAATCGTGCCGCGCTTTGTAGAAGGAATCAAAAAAAGCCGGATGGGACAAGCAACCGCAATTGCATCAAGAAGCCTAGAAAAAGCAGAAAAGCTGGCAAAAGAGCTGGCTATTCCTAGAGCCTATGGTAGTTACGAAGAATTATGTATGGATGATGAGATAGATGTTGTCTATATTGCAACCTATAATAAAGGTCATTACGCAGCTGCAAAAATGGCATTGGCACATCACAAGCATGTTTTAGTTGAAAAGCCTTTTACATTACAGACTGATCAAGCAGAAGAATTATTTAAACTGGCAGAAAAAAATAGTTGTTTTTTGATGGAAGCACAGAAATCAGTCTTTTTACCAATTAGTTTACAAGTAAAAGAAGCGATCAAAACGAATAAAATTGGAAAGGTTCATTGGCTACAGTCGATTACAGCTTACCCAAATGTGGATCACATCAGTTGGTTTCACTCACTTGAAGCTGGCGGAGGAACCTTACATGGATCGGGAAGTTATCCGATCCAGTATATGCAATTTCTATTAGATCAGCCAATCAAAGAGACCAGTGGTAGCGTGACGAGACAAAAAGGTGCAACGGATGATCAAGTAAATTTAACGTTGAAGTTTCAAAATCAAACAGTAGCCAATATTTTTATTTCAGTAAAATTAGCTATTCCGAGTAAAATGACGATCTATGGTGAAAAAGGGCGGATAGAAATTCCCTATTTCTGGAAAACGAAACAAGCAACCATTTATTATGAAGATGGCAGCCAAGAAAAACTGACTGGCGATTTTGAAAGTGAATTCGTTTTTGAAGTTGAACACGTGAATGAATGCCTGCAAAATCATTTTTTGGAAAGCCCAGTAATGACAAGAAGAATGACTTTAGAAACAGTAAGCATAGTCGAACAACTCTATTCGGGTTGGCTGATAGAAGATGAGCAAGCATAA
- a CDS encoding BglG family transcription antiterminator encodes MSLHLSKREIKILLLLLDLEDSVTTKELAETFQVSVRTIKYDLENVRDWFNEQNVLLQTRRNKGIWLEIPDSERLTLKNEIIEVERFETYPDQELRVNQLIFRLLLAQSALTSQELADELQVSRNTIINDLDRVDELIQHYNLKLNRQSRQGFSIIGEESKIRLLMEYITQKEITEYDIYQIMSYFVQSGQQKKMQEVHVGVNTIFQKIYQVALKEMTGLLDPSLFDQFNYAEILSITLRVAIASSRMQLHHTVGTYKMLTNQKVLQQKQELPFLLMKKVFDHYELPLLADEYFYIYSDVFVANNQQDIVGLTEELIKDVSEEIKFPFYRDRQLFTNLFAHLSLRLTKKHLFINEYNPFVDDIKAKYPQLFSAIQLASQSDIVGSALLINDSFIAYIALHFLVAYEKNLHEVNVVRIVYVCSTGLGVTSLIEQKILEEVSNVEIAGFASVLNAVDVIEEKNPDLVLSIFPIEIVNRPFIKVNPLPTQADLNTVQEEVNKILTHTKSGKVPRLIPRQQVKEKQGIEAESRDILVRAYVIYEELLKAFAEKLTQEYKEAFLLHVMLMVHRITFDSQYENEGNIVKETLLAQQELVEQIERIFAKNDLMVNQAEITALLNYIREEEHV; translated from the coding sequence ATGTCGCTGCACTTATCAAAACGGGAAATAAAAATTTTGCTGCTGCTTTTAGATTTAGAAGACAGCGTGACAACAAAAGAATTGGCAGAAACCTTTCAAGTTAGTGTGCGGACAATTAAATATGATTTAGAAAATGTCCGGGATTGGTTTAACGAACAAAACGTATTGCTACAAACCCGCCGCAACAAAGGGATTTGGTTGGAAATACCTGATTCAGAACGTTTGACCTTGAAAAATGAAATTATCGAAGTTGAGAGATTTGAAACCTATCCTGATCAAGAATTACGGGTTAATCAGTTGATTTTCCGTTTGTTGTTAGCCCAATCAGCCTTGACTTCTCAGGAGTTGGCGGATGAACTGCAGGTGAGTAGAAATACCATCATTAATGATTTGGACCGTGTAGATGAGTTGATTCAACACTACAATCTAAAACTTAATCGTCAAAGTCGCCAAGGATTTTCGATCATTGGTGAAGAAAGCAAGATTCGTTTGCTGATGGAATATATCACGCAAAAGGAAATAACCGAATATGATATTTATCAAATCATGAGTTACTTTGTTCAGTCCGGACAACAGAAAAAAATGCAGGAAGTCCATGTTGGTGTCAATACGATTTTTCAAAAAATCTACCAAGTTGCGCTAAAAGAAATGACAGGACTTTTGGATCCTTCTTTATTCGATCAATTTAACTATGCTGAAATTCTTTCGATCACATTGCGAGTGGCGATTGCGTCATCTAGAATGCAGCTCCATCATACGGTCGGGACTTATAAGATGTTGACGAATCAAAAAGTGTTGCAGCAAAAGCAAGAGTTGCCGTTTTTATTGATGAAAAAAGTTTTCGATCATTATGAATTACCGCTTTTAGCAGATGAATATTTCTATATTTATAGCGATGTCTTTGTAGCGAATAATCAGCAGGACATCGTAGGGCTGACAGAAGAGTTGATCAAGGATGTCTCAGAAGAAATCAAATTTCCCTTTTATCGAGATCGGCAATTATTTACAAATCTTTTTGCTCATTTATCCTTACGATTAACTAAGAAACACCTCTTTATAAATGAGTACAATCCGTTTGTTGATGATATCAAGGCAAAGTATCCACAATTATTTTCAGCGATCCAGCTGGCTAGTCAAAGTGATATTGTCGGATCAGCATTGTTGATCAATGATTCATTTATCGCCTATATTGCGTTGCACTTTTTGGTGGCTTACGAGAAAAATCTTCATGAAGTCAATGTTGTCCGAATTGTCTATGTTTGTTCCACAGGTTTAGGGGTAACGAGTTTGATCGAGCAAAAAATTTTAGAAGAAGTTTCAAATGTTGAAATTGCTGGGTTTGCTTCTGTTTTAAATGCAGTTGATGTAATAGAAGAAAAAAATCCCGACTTAGTTTTGAGTATTTTTCCAATAGAAATCGTGAATCGTCCGTTTATCAAAGTGAATCCGCTACCGACACAAGCAGATCTTAATACTGTTCAAGAAGAGGTCAATAAAATTTTGACACACACGAAATCAGGAAAAGTACCACGCTTGATTCCTCGACAACAGGTTAAAGAAAAACAAGGAATCGAGGCGGAAAGCCGAGATATTCTTGTACGAGCCTATGTGATTTATGAAGAGCTGCTCAAGGCTTTTGCAGAGAAATTGACTCAAGAGTATAAGGAAGCATTTTTACTACACGTGATGTTGATGGTCCACCGGATTACGTTTGATAGTCAATATGAAAATGAAGGCAATATTGTGAAAGAAACCTTATTAGCTCAACAAGAACTGGTAGAACAAATCGAACGGATTTTTGCTAAGAATGATTTGATGGTTAATCAAGCAGAAATTACTGCTTTATTGAATTATATAAGAGAGGAGGAGCACGTATGA
- a CDS encoding PRD domain-containing protein yields the protein MKLTDDAQKIIDESPNKVELEAALEQINELLEEQVIQPTELQWTILINHVNEMIKRSIAGEKMSGVDPQMFEEVSKEALMISDKVVQHIGNLPQDEMYVLSIHFEAARQNES from the coding sequence ATGAAGTTAACGGACGATGCTCAAAAAATCATTGATGAAAGTCCGAATAAAGTTGAGTTGGAGGCAGCACTTGAACAAATCAACGAGTTATTAGAAGAACAAGTAATTCAACCGACTGAATTACAATGGACGATTTTGATCAATCACGTTAATGAAATGATCAAACGGTCGATTGCAGGAGAAAAAATGTCTGGGGTCGATCCACAAATGTTTGAAGAAGTATCTAAAGAGGCACTAATGATTTCAGATAAAGTTGTTCAACACATCGGTAATTTACCGCAAGATGAAATGTACGTATTATCCATTCATTTTGAAGCAGCTAGACAAAATGAATCATGA
- a CDS encoding glycine-rich SFCGS family protein, whose protein sequence is MITVVIADRLGKGQNVAKGVEAAGGKAVVVPGMGADMRLGDVMQQENADLGISFCGSGGAGALTAATKYGYPERHGMRSIDEGVTAINDGKTVLGFGFMDQEELGKRIVEAYMKKNG, encoded by the coding sequence ATGATAACAGTAGTAATCGCAGATCGCTTAGGAAAAGGTCAAAATGTAGCAAAAGGGGTAGAAGCCGCAGGAGGAAAAGCAGTTGTTGTTCCAGGAATGGGTGCAGATATGCGTTTAGGTGACGTGATGCAGCAAGAAAATGCAGATCTTGGCATCTCATTTTGTGGAAGTGGTGGTGCTGGAGCGTTAACAGCAGCAACAAAATATGGGTATCCAGAACGTCATGGTATGCGTTCAATCGATGAAGGTGTAACGGCGATCAATGATGGCAAAACAGTTTTAGGCTTTGGTTTTATGGATCAAGAAGAATTAGGTAAGCGGATTGTTGAAGCGTATATGAAAAAGAATGGCTGA
- a CDS encoding DUF4312 family protein, giving the protein MEKVTVKKRQVIQVEGTGKEKNLAFANALNQIHNRVLKEKDDVIVRIEPLDIQIVKAEQETFTERFFFFFLPRTRADYRVLLDVEVEITLIEMETVPFVEKRVADPNGLPLPFGKKKRMQKEAN; this is encoded by the coding sequence ATGGAGAAAGTAACTGTAAAAAAACGTCAGGTCATTCAGGTCGAAGGAACAGGAAAAGAGAAGAATCTAGCCTTTGCTAATGCTCTAAATCAAATTCATAATCGTGTCTTAAAAGAAAAAGATGATGTGATCGTTAGAATCGAGCCGCTTGATATTCAAATTGTAAAGGCAGAACAAGAAACCTTTACAGAACGTTTTTTCTTTTTCTTCTTACCGCGAACACGGGCTGATTATCGTGTGTTGCTGGATGTTGAGGTAGAAATCACCTTGATCGAAATGGAGACAGTTCCGTTTGTAGAGAAAAGAGTTGCTGATCCAAACGGTCTTCCCCTCCCTTTTGGCAAGAAAAAACGAATGCAGAAGGAGGCAAATTAA
- a CDS encoding DUF4311 domain-containing protein gives MDVLVVLLKSLLIGGVVGFAAGAGAARMFHAPSTQGLGAFRTLGEMNACEGDAASHFSFGLGFFFNAWASTVGAGAFTQDVDHRVIPNWAAAALLVKNKNVAETMHNPKKMGISGAIIGMLVVAFLNTTASAIPESLQVTAVAVLVPAANLLINTVMPVLFWLAAIDAGKRSGLWATIFGGLATMIMGNAVPGVVLGILIGKGVDEIGWNKVTKSMMAAVILLFVFSAFFRGFDLQMIESFRLQIPGWLQNMHDVFSIGK, from the coding sequence ATGGATGTTTTAGTCGTTTTACTCAAGTCTTTATTGATTGGGGGAGTAGTTGGATTTGCGGCAGGAGCAGGAGCTGCCAGAATGTTTCATGCACCGAGCACACAGGGATTAGGTGCATTTAGAACATTAGGTGAGATGAATGCCTGTGAGGGAGATGCAGCGAGTCATTTTTCTTTTGGGCTAGGGTTCTTCTTTAATGCTTGGGCGTCAACAGTGGGTGCTGGAGCCTTTACACAAGATGTAGATCATCGTGTAATACCTAACTGGGCAGCTGCAGCTTTATTAGTAAAAAATAAAAATGTTGCTGAAACAATGCATAATCCTAAGAAAATGGGGATTTCAGGTGCAATCATTGGGATGTTGGTCGTTGCATTCTTAAATACGACAGCTTCAGCAATTCCTGAGTCACTACAAGTAACGGCAGTCGCTGTCTTAGTGCCAGCAGCAAATCTTTTGATCAACACAGTAATGCCAGTTTTATTCTGGTTAGCAGCAATCGATGCTGGTAAACGTTCAGGTCTTTGGGCAACAATTTTTGGCGGACTTGCAACGATGATCATGGGCAATGCTGTTCCTGGTGTTGTACTTGGAATTTTGATTGGTAAAGGTGTAGATGAAATTGGTTGGAACAAGGTAACGAAAAGTATGATGGCGGCAGTTATTCTATTATTTGTCTTTAGTGCCTTTTTCCGTGGCTTTGATTTACAAATGATTGAAAGCTTCCGCTTACAGATTCCAGGCTGGCTACAAAATATGCATGATGTTTTTAGTATTGGTAAATAA
- a CDS encoding DUF4310 family protein has translation MDEIVELEKKNFWFADWSFPILVGLLSAGVFAGTHMYIEHGVGAFNEVAIVAMLKAGMDGGSYGAAAAFGASFLFARILEGSLVGILDIGGAILTGVGIGVPAILLSMGITAPVENFGLSLLTGMVLGLIIGGIIIVIRKFTINQSNSTFGADVMMGAGNASGRFLGPLIIISACGASAPIGIGSIIGAVIFYVWKKPIAGGAILGAMIFGAIFPVDLPS, from the coding sequence ATGGATGAAATAGTAGAGTTGGAAAAAAAGAATTTTTGGTTTGCTGATTGGTCATTTCCGATTTTAGTTGGCTTATTGTCAGCAGGTGTTTTTGCTGGAACACATATGTATATTGAACATGGTGTGGGAGCTTTTAATGAGGTAGCGATCGTGGCTATGTTAAAAGCTGGAATGGACGGTGGTTCATATGGTGCAGCTGCAGCATTTGGTGCAAGTTTCTTATTTGCCCGAATTTTGGAAGGATCACTTGTTGGAATTTTAGATATTGGCGGTGCGATCTTAACAGGAGTTGGAATTGGCGTTCCAGCGATTCTATTGAGTATGGGGATCACAGCACCTGTTGAAAATTTTGGACTTTCCTTATTAACTGGGATGGTTCTTGGTTTAATTATCGGTGGCATTATTATTGTGATTCGCAAATTTACGATCAACCAGTCAAATTCCACTTTTGGTGCAGATGTTATGATGGGCGCTGGAAATGCTTCAGGTAGATTCTTAGGTCCTTTGATCATTATTAGCGCGTGTGGTGCTTCTGCACCAATCGGTATTGGCTCGATTATTGGCGCTGTGATTTTCTATGTGTGGAAAAAGCCGATTGCTGGTGGCGCAATACTCGGTGCAATGATCTTTGGTGCAATATTCCCGGTTGATTTACCTAGTTAA
- a CDS encoding PTS sugar transporter subunit IIC produces MNGFVQWMEVKLMPIANKFGSQRHMTAIRKGLIATMPLTIVGAFFTVFQNIPIDAYMKFIEPYQAVLDIPSRYTMGILALYATFGIASSLATSYKLDSLTCGILAVMAFLVTAAPPTRVFEDVKDVIGAGRYINLANIGSASLFGAIVTALVSVEIYRFFIQKDITIKMPDGVPPEVSNSFIALIPGAVILLLFWVIRHVIGFDLNGFLSTLLMPLKDTLAGNSLFGGLLTVFLICFFWVLGIHGPAIMGPVIRPFWDMSIAENTLAFQEGASVHHLPNIFTEQFLQWFIWIGGAGTTLALVVLMMFSKSTYLKSLGRLSFLPGLFNINEPVIFGTPIVMNPILGIPFIVAPLITTTFSYFLTVTNVIPMMAARLPFAIPAPVAAWMSTNWSVPAALLVCVNFAITLAIYYPFFKVYEKQQLDKEAEELAAEQKAKAAA; encoded by the coding sequence ATGAATGGTTTTGTGCAGTGGATGGAAGTAAAATTGATGCCGATTGCCAATAAATTTGGCTCTCAAAGACACATGACAGCAATTAGAAAGGGACTTATCGCAACGATGCCTTTGACAATTGTTGGTGCCTTTTTCACCGTATTTCAGAATATTCCAATTGATGCTTATATGAAGTTTATTGAGCCTTATCAAGCAGTGTTGGATATTCCATCTCGTTATACAATGGGGATTTTGGCGTTGTATGCAACTTTTGGGATTGCCTCTTCCTTGGCAACAAGTTACAAATTGGATTCTTTGACTTGTGGCATCTTGGCGGTGATGGCCTTTTTGGTCACAGCAGCACCCCCAACAAGAGTTTTTGAAGATGTTAAAGATGTTATCGGGGCTGGGCGTTATATTAATTTAGCGAATATTGGTTCAGCTTCATTATTTGGGGCAATCGTGACAGCACTTGTCTCTGTTGAAATTTATCGTTTCTTTATTCAAAAGGATATTACAATCAAAATGCCAGATGGTGTTCCACCAGAAGTATCTAATTCATTTATCGCGTTGATTCCTGGCGCTGTGATTTTATTGTTATTCTGGGTGATTCGTCATGTGATTGGTTTTGATTTAAATGGTTTCCTAAGTACTTTATTAATGCCATTGAAAGATACGTTAGCCGGAAATAGTTTATTTGGTGGACTACTTACAGTCTTCTTGATCTGTTTCTTCTGGGTTTTAGGGATTCACGGACCAGCGATTATGGGACCTGTTATCAGACCGTTTTGGGATATGTCGATTGCAGAAAATACACTTGCTTTCCAAGAAGGTGCCTCTGTTCATCATTTACCGAATATCTTTACTGAACAATTTTTACAATGGTTTATCTGGATCGGCGGTGCTGGTACTACTTTAGCTTTAGTCGTTTTAATGATGTTTTCTAAATCAACGTACCTGAAAAGTTTAGGTCGTTTATCTTTCTTACCAGGTTTATTCAATATTAATGAACCAGTGATTTTTGGTACACCGATTGTCATGAACCCGATCTTAGGGATTCCATTTATCGTGGCACCTTTGATCACAACAACATTTTCTTACTTTTTAACGGTCACAAATGTCATCCCGATGATGGCGGCCCGTTTACCATTTGCCATACCGGCACCTGTTGCTGCTTGGATGAGTACAAACTGGAGTGTTCCAGCAGCCCTACTTGTCTGTGTCAACTTTGCAATTACTTTGGCGATCTACTACCCGTTCTTCAAAGTATACGAAAAACAACAATTAGACAAAGAAGCAGAAGAGTTAGCAGCTGAACAAAAAGCGAAAGCAGCTGCTTAA
- a CDS encoding DUF871 domain-containing protein yields the protein MKRALGVSVYPDHSEIEKDKAYLKKASECGFSRIFMSMLEVTEGKEVVKEKFKSLISYAKGLGYETILDVAPNIFDELEISYDDLTFFYETGADGIRLDVGFDGNKEAKLTFNPFDLAIELNMSNDVAYLDNILTYEANVPFLYGCHNFYPQEGTALPYDFFERCSVRFKKHGIRTAAFINSQAGKIGPWDVNDGLPTLEMHRHLPVDVQTKHLFATGLIDDVIIGNAYASDEELELLGSLNRYQLELAVEFTKEASDVEKEITLTEQHFRRGDITDQVVRSTEVRKKYQHKANPAHDNTQEFQVGDVVIGNDAFGKYKNELQIVLQPHSDDRKNKVGQITEKELLLLDFVKPWTKFRFTEK from the coding sequence ATGAAAAGAGCATTAGGGGTATCTGTTTACCCAGATCATAGTGAAATAGAAAAAGATAAAGCTTATTTAAAAAAGGCAAGTGAATGTGGATTTTCACGGATCTTTATGAGTATGTTGGAAGTAACTGAAGGAAAAGAAGTAGTGAAAGAAAAGTTTAAGTCATTGATTTCCTATGCAAAAGGTTTAGGCTACGAAACGATTTTAGATGTAGCACCGAATATTTTTGACGAATTAGAAATTTCGTATGATGATTTAACCTTCTTTTATGAAACGGGCGCTGATGGCATTCGTTTGGATGTAGGATTTGATGGTAATAAAGAAGCAAAGTTGACCTTTAATCCTTTTGATTTAGCGATCGAATTGAATATGAGTAATGATGTGGCTTATCTAGATAATATTTTGACTTATGAAGCCAATGTGCCATTTCTTTACGGTTGTCATAATTTTTATCCGCAAGAAGGTACGGCATTGCCGTATGATTTCTTTGAGCGTTGTAGTGTTCGCTTCAAAAAGCATGGCATTCGCACAGCAGCGTTTATCAATTCTCAAGCAGGCAAAATCGGTCCATGGGATGTCAATGATGGGTTGCCAACATTAGAAATGCACCGACATTTACCAGTAGATGTTCAAACGAAACATTTATTTGCGACAGGTCTGATCGATGATGTGATTATAGGCAATGCTTATGCGTCAGATGAAGAATTAGAGTTGTTAGGTAGCTTAAATCGTTATCAATTAGAATTAGCAGTGGAATTTACGAAAGAGGCAAGTGACGTTGAAAAAGAAATTACATTGACAGAACAGCATTTTCGCCGTGGAGACATTACAGATCAAGTGGTTCGTTCTACTGAAGTTCGTAAAAAATACCAACATAAAGCCAATCCAGCGCATGATAATACCCAAGAGTTTCAAGTAGGTGATGTTGTGATCGGTAATGATGCATTCGGGAAATACAAAAATGAACTGCAAATTGTTTTACAGCCGCATTCAGACGACCGTAAAAATAAAGTAGGGCAAATAACAGAGAAAGAATTGTTGTTGTTAGATTTTGTAAAACCCTGGACAAAATTTAGATTTACAGAAAAGTAG
- a CDS encoding amidohydrolase/deacetylase family metallohydrolase — translation MSYDLIIKNGKTIEGKPIEVAINAGKIVKISEKIEADSKEQIELATDTYLSAGWIDDHVHCFEKMTLYYDFPDEIGVKKGVTTVIDAGTTGAENIHEFYDLAKKAKTNVYALVNISKWGIVEQDELADLSKVKKELVHKALTELPDFVVGIKARMSKTVIGDNGITPLEMAKKIQKANNDLPLMVHIGSAPPELDEILANMSKGDVLTHCFNGKPNGILDQSTDKIKKFAWEAYDKGIVFDIGHGTDSFNFRVAETALSEGMKATSISTDIYIRNREKGPVHDLATTMEKLRVVGYDWSEIIEKVTIAPAENFRFESKGQLKEGYDADITIFTIEAGQKILTDSNGFTREAKELIKPVNTIIGGTVYDN, via the coding sequence ATGAGTTACGACTTAATTATAAAAAATGGCAAAACCATTGAAGGAAAACCGATAGAAGTAGCAATCAATGCTGGAAAAATCGTAAAAATTTCAGAAAAAATCGAAGCAGATAGTAAAGAACAAATCGAATTAGCCACTGATACTTATCTATCAGCTGGTTGGATTGACGATCATGTTCATTGTTTTGAAAAAATGACTTTATACTACGATTTTCCAGATGAAATTGGTGTTAAAAAAGGCGTAACAACCGTAATTGATGCGGGTACGACAGGTGCAGAAAATATCCATGAATTTTATGACTTAGCCAAAAAAGCGAAAACCAATGTGTATGCTTTAGTGAATATTTCAAAATGGGGGATTGTTGAACAAGACGAATTGGCAGATCTTAGTAAGGTGAAAAAAGAATTAGTTCATAAAGCATTGACTGAACTGCCAGATTTTGTTGTAGGAATCAAAGCCCGCATGAGTAAAACGGTGATTGGGGACAATGGGATCACTCCTTTAGAAATGGCTAAGAAGATTCAAAAAGCAAACAATGATCTGCCTCTGATGGTGCATATCGGCTCGGCTCCACCAGAATTGGATGAAATCCTAGCAAATATGTCTAAAGGTGACGTACTGACCCATTGTTTCAATGGCAAACCAAACGGGATTTTGGATCAATCAACAGATAAGATTAAAAAATTTGCATGGGAAGCCTATGATAAAGGGATTGTTTTTGATATTGGTCACGGAACGGACAGTTTCAATTTTCGTGTTGCTGAAACGGCATTATCTGAAGGCATGAAAGCAACATCAATCAGCACAGATATTTATATCCGCAATCGTGAAAAAGGACCTGTGCATGATTTAGCTACTACAATGGAAAAATTACGTGTAGTTGGTTATGACTGGTCTGAAATCATTGAAAAAGTAACCATTGCTCCTGCTGAAAATTTTCGATTTGAGTCAAAAGGTCAGTTGAAAGAAGGATATGATGCTGATATCACGATCTTTACAATTGAAGCAGGTCAAAAGATCTTGACGGATTCCAACGGATTTACCAGAGAAGCAAAAGAATTGATCAAACCTGTAAATACCATTATTGGAGGAACAGTCTATGACAATTAG
- a CDS encoding DgaE family pyridoxal phosphate-dependent ammonia lyase, with protein MTISYEKFNLKEVINASGRMTILGVSKVSENVLAAQKFGGEHFFEMSELSIHTGAYLAKLLGVEDAQVVSSASAGIAQCVAALIGEGSVYHAYHPYTDKVTKREIILPKGHNVDYGTPVEVMVEQGGGQVVEAGYANMCSPEHIDMMITDQTAAILYIKSHHTVQKSMLSVEEAATIAQKHKLPLIVDAAAEEDLFKYIKAGADLVIYSGAKAIEGPSAGLVIGKKDYIEWIRLQGKGIGRAMKIGKDNILGFTQAVEDYVKNGSESGESMQARLSPFIEGLNQITNIEAKSVQDGAGRDIYRASIKVSGTKSAKEVIQELSAESPAIYTREYQANNGIIEFDIRSVNEEEMNKIVTRLTEIMK; from the coding sequence ATGACAATTAGTTATGAAAAATTCAACCTAAAAGAAGTCATCAATGCCTCAGGTAGAATGACGATTTTAGGGGTATCAAAAGTGTCAGAAAATGTCTTAGCTGCTCAAAAATTTGGCGGCGAACATTTCTTTGAAATGAGCGAGTTAAGTATTCATACAGGTGCTTATTTAGCGAAACTTTTAGGAGTTGAAGATGCCCAAGTCGTTTCTTCTGCATCTGCCGGAATTGCGCAATGTGTGGCAGCGTTGATCGGTGAAGGGTCCGTTTATCACGCTTATCATCCGTATACTGATAAAGTGACCAAACGTGAAATCATCCTACCAAAAGGGCATAATGTCGATTACGGCACACCTGTCGAAGTAATGGTCGAACAAGGTGGTGGTCAAGTTGTAGAGGCTGGTTACGCTAATATGTGTTCACCAGAACATATCGACATGATGATCACGGATCAAACAGCTGCGATTCTTTATATCAAGAGTCATCATACTGTTCAAAAAAGTATGTTAAGTGTTGAAGAAGCAGCAACCATAGCGCAGAAACATAAGTTACCGTTGATTGTGGATGCTGCAGCAGAAGAGGACCTGTTCAAATACATCAAAGCAGGTGCAGATTTAGTGATTTATAGTGGTGCAAAGGCTATCGAAGGTCCAAGTGCCGGACTGGTGATCGGGAAAAAAGACTACATCGAGTGGATCCGTCTCCAAGGCAAAGGCATCGGCCGTGCAATGAAAATCGGCAAAGACAATATCTTAGGCTTTACCCAAGCTGTGGAAGATTACGTGAAAAACGGCAGTGAATCAGGCGAGTCGATGCAAGCACGATTATCACCATTTATTGAGGGACTGAATCAGATCACAAATATTGAAGCCAAAAGCGTTCAAGATGGAGCGGGCAGAGATATTTACCGTGCTAGTATCAAAGTAAGCGGCACAAAATCAGCCAAAGAAGTCATCCAAGAACTAAGCGCTGAGAGCCCAGCAATATATACTCGTGAATACCAAGCCAACAACGGTATCATCGAATTCGATATCCGTTCAGTCAATGAAGAAGAAATGAATAAAATCGTGACTCGTTTAACCGAAATCATGAAATAA